A portion of the Flavobacterium limnophilum genome contains these proteins:
- the sprA gene encoding cell surface protein SprA, whose protein sequence is MRKICTLFLVVFGCFVSRAQVAPVAQDTTNTGFSTGKIQIKDPQSILKSYTFDPVTGMYVYTKTIDGFPTNYPTILSPKEYEDLVRKESMRNYFKQKLDAIDGKKDGSEAAKKDLLPRYYVKSGLFESIFGSNTIDVKPTGSIEMDFGLRYTKQDNPAFSPRNRSTTAFDFNQRISMSLMGKVGTRLNVNVNYDTQSTFAFQNLIKLEYTPSEDDIIQKIEVGNVSMPLNSSLIKGPQSLFGVKTKLQFGKTSITGVFSEQKSQTKTVVAEGGGTVQDFEMFALDYDNDRHFFLSQYFRNKYDAALKNYPFIDSRVQITRLEIWVTNKQNRVNTTTGNNLRNIIALQDLGEAQLTGLQDSEVVVLNQSSGMFTASIDSPSNNKNNKYNPELITTGGGYLNSNIREIVTANAGFNVSSMPVGAEINEGSDYSKLENARKLTSNEYTFHPQLGYISLQQRLANDEVLAVAYQYTIGDQVYQVGEFGNDGVDATLVSGTTPSDQAIITQSLVLKMLKSNLTNVKNPVWNLMMKNIYQIPGAYQLKQENFRFNILYTDPSAVNYITPVSGSTFPPNPIAGNEVAETPLLKVFNLDKLNYNNDPQTGGDGFFDFMQGMTVDTQNGRIIFTTKEPFGELLFSKLSNGAGENYKDSSTYNPNQKKYVFQNMYVETQAKALQDSDKNKFLLRGKYKSSGGDGIPIGAFNVPRGSVVVTAGGRVLVEGIDYSVNYQLGRVQILDPSLQASNTPINVSLENNSVFGQQTKRFFGVYAEHQISEKFLVGATFLKLNERPFTQKSSFGQESVNNNIFGFNTNYSSEVPFLTRLVNKLPNMDTDVPSNISVRGEIAFLQPETPKGDSFQGESTIYVDDFEGSQSTIDMRSAYAWSLASTPLNDAESQYDFNASANDLSYGFKRAKLAWYTIDPIFYTQKPSGISNDDLSLNSTRRIFSEELYPLTDIAAGQSQVINTLDLTYFPSERGAYNNASNIATNPKDNFGGIMRSLNSTNFEQGNVEYIQFWVLDPYVGAGQVSGTNTGKIYFNLGEISEDVLKDGRKQYENGLGADQILVKPQPLWGDVPASQSLIYAFDTNTANRTNQDIGLDGLPNAKEATIYTNYASQPDPAADDYRYYLNASGGVVDRYKNYNGVDGNSAVDINDANRASTSNPDVEDINRDNTMNTINAYYEYSIDMKPDMVVGQNYITDIRITKQPMDNGQVTDARWIQFKIPVSQPENTIGNISDFRSIRFMRMFMTGFSDEVTVRFGALDLVRGDWRRYTSALDSNDSNVADDGTALDVLAVNLQENNDRCPVNYVVPPGVEQEQLYNNNTVINQNEQSLSLRVSGDGLEPLDSRAVFKNVSVDMRQFKKLKMFLHAESLAGKENSLEDDQMIGFVRFGNDFTQNFYQIEIPLKVTPTIDNPKPNPDLPATVVTSCDIKAEDVWPAENEIDLSLALLTAMKIGAPKAGLANGAIYYPDDHLDVFPNGDGDAKLRLGIRGNPNFGLVRNLMLGVKSNEPHEDIKGEVWFNELRVADMDNSRGMAAVLNVDTNLADFATVSATGRMSTIGFGALEEGPNERSREDIQQYNIVTNLSLGKLLPPKWKITLPFNYAIGEETITPEYDPFNQDIKLKQLLDNTTDAAERDNIKNRAVDYTKRKSINFIGVRKERGEEQKTHVYDPENFTFSQSYNEVERHDFEIEDYVDQQANTAVDYAYSFQPKSVEPFKKTKFMKKSNYWKLLSDFNFNFLPSNINFNTNIIRQYNRQQFRQVDVEGIGLDAMYRRNFGFNYQYGFNFNLTKSLKLNYTASSSNIVKNYMGDDNVPIDSFTIWDSYWDVGDANQHMQQLVLNYQIPIDKIPVFSFIKANYSYTGDYSWQRASVLMSDLVVDNVHYNLGNTIQNASSHNLNATFTMDTFYKYIGLTKKSALKANPKAVAPKPGEKVANTNVLVPKENNFLNGLIGVLTSVKNIQSSYVKNSGTVLPGYTPGLGFFGSSKPTLGFTFGSQDDVRYEAAKNGWLTTYQDFNQNYTQVNNEVFKTTANIDLFPDMKIDLTLDRAYSENFSEQYDVANGVYNARSPYSYGLFSISTILIKTSFSASDENTSAAFDEFRSNRITVANRLATEKGIDLTNPANLDADGFPKGFGKNNQAVLLPSFLAAYSGGDASSTSLGIFKSFPIPNWSIKYNGLMRYAFFKKNFKRFSLQQNYRASYTVNAFRSNFQYDKDPNGVDASGNFFNKTIMSNVNLVEQFNPLIRMDFELMNSLKILTEVKKDRALSMSFDNNLLTEVKGIEYVVGMGYRIKDVIFSSKLADNPTGIIKSDIIIKADMSYRNNQTIVRYLDYDNNQLAGGQNVWSLKLTADYSFSKNLTAIFYYDHAFSKALISTSFPLTNVRSGFTLRYNFGN, encoded by the coding sequence GTGCGTAAAATTTGTACCCTTTTTTTAGTTGTTTTTGGTTGTTTTGTGTCCAGGGCCCAAGTTGCTCCAGTGGCTCAAGACACGACCAATACTGGATTTTCCACAGGAAAAATTCAAATTAAAGACCCGCAAAGTATTCTAAAATCATACACTTTTGACCCTGTTACCGGGATGTATGTTTACACTAAGACCATTGATGGATTTCCAACTAATTACCCCACTATTTTAAGTCCAAAAGAATACGAAGATTTGGTCAGAAAAGAATCGATGCGCAACTATTTTAAACAAAAATTGGATGCCATTGACGGGAAAAAAGACGGAAGTGAAGCTGCAAAAAAAGATTTATTGCCAAGATATTACGTAAAATCAGGACTATTCGAATCTATTTTTGGAAGCAATACCATCGACGTGAAACCTACGGGATCCATAGAAATGGACTTTGGACTTCGTTACACCAAACAAGACAATCCGGCATTTTCTCCAAGAAACAGGTCGACAACCGCTTTTGATTTTAATCAAAGAATAAGCATGAGTTTGATGGGGAAAGTGGGTACTCGATTGAACGTAAATGTCAATTACGACACCCAATCCACCTTTGCATTCCAGAACCTGATCAAGTTGGAGTATACACCTTCGGAAGATGATATTATCCAAAAAATTGAAGTAGGTAACGTGAGTATGCCTTTGAATAGTTCCTTGATTAAAGGGCCTCAAAGTTTATTTGGTGTAAAAACTAAACTCCAGTTTGGTAAAACATCCATCACGGGAGTTTTCTCGGAACAAAAATCACAAACCAAAACGGTGGTTGCCGAAGGTGGCGGAACGGTACAGGACTTTGAAATGTTTGCGCTTGATTATGACAATGACAGACACTTTTTCCTTTCGCAATATTTTAGAAATAAATACGATGCAGCCTTAAAAAATTATCCTTTCATTGATAGCAGGGTCCAAATTACGAGACTGGAAATTTGGGTTACCAATAAGCAAAATCGAGTAAATACTACTACTGGAAACAATCTAAGAAATATTATAGCCCTTCAGGATTTGGGTGAAGCGCAATTAACAGGTTTGCAGGACAGCGAAGTGGTGGTTTTGAATCAATCATCAGGAATGTTTACAGCATCTATTGATTCCCCTTCGAATAATAAAAACAATAAGTACAATCCAGAATTAATCACGACGGGAGGAGGGTATTTAAATTCGAATATTAGGGAAATTGTAACAGCGAATGCTGGATTTAATGTGTCTAGTATGCCAGTAGGCGCAGAGATAAATGAAGGGTCTGATTATTCCAAATTAGAGAATGCCAGAAAATTGACTTCAAACGAATACACCTTTCATCCTCAATTGGGGTATATTTCCTTGCAGCAAAGATTGGCCAATGACGAAGTTTTGGCAGTAGCCTATCAATACACCATTGGAGACCAAGTCTATCAAGTGGGGGAATTTGGTAATGACGGTGTGGATGCAACTTTGGTGTCGGGAACAACTCCATCTGACCAAGCCATCATAACACAAAGTTTAGTGTTGAAAATGTTGAAAAGTAATTTGACCAATGTCAAAAACCCGGTTTGGAACCTGATGATGAAAAATATTTATCAAATCCCTGGGGCTTATCAATTAAAACAAGAGAACTTTAGATTCAATATTCTTTATACCGATCCGTCTGCTGTAAATTATATTACTCCTGTATCAGGCAGTACTTTTCCTCCCAATCCAATTGCAGGAAATGAAGTTGCCGAAACGCCTTTGTTGAAAGTATTCAATTTGGATAAATTGAATTACAACAATGATCCACAAACTGGAGGTGACGGTTTCTTCGATTTTATGCAAGGCATGACCGTTGATACCCAGAATGGTAGAATCATATTTACCACCAAGGAGCCATTTGGAGAATTGTTGTTTTCTAAATTATCGAATGGCGCTGGAGAAAATTACAAAGATTCTAGTACTTACAATCCAAATCAAAAGAAATATGTTTTCCAAAACATGTATGTCGAGACGCAGGCCAAAGCATTGCAAGATAGTGACAAAAACAAATTTCTTTTGCGAGGAAAATACAAATCTTCGGGTGGCGATGGAATTCCTATCGGGGCATTCAACGTTCCAAGAGGTTCGGTAGTGGTCACGGCAGGAGGAAGAGTTTTGGTCGAAGGAATCGATTACAGCGTGAATTACCAACTGGGAAGAGTTCAAATCCTGGATCCTTCGCTTCAAGCTTCGAATACGCCAATCAATGTTTCATTGGAAAACAACTCTGTTTTTGGACAACAAACCAAACGTTTTTTCGGGGTTTATGCTGAGCATCAAATTTCGGAAAAATTTTTGGTTGGAGCCACTTTCTTGAAATTAAACGAAAGACCATTTACCCAAAAATCGAGTTTTGGACAGGAATCCGTAAACAATAATATTTTTGGATTCAATACCAATTATTCATCGGAAGTTCCGTTTTTGACGCGATTGGTCAATAAGTTGCCCAATATGGACACCGATGTGCCTTCCAATATTTCGGTAAGGGGAGAAATTGCATTTTTGCAGCCAGAAACTCCAAAAGGAGACAGTTTTCAAGGCGAATCGACCATTTATGTCGATGATTTTGAAGGTTCGCAATCCACTATCGACATGCGCTCGGCTTATGCTTGGAGTTTGGCATCGACACCATTAAACGATGCCGAAAGTCAATATGATTTTAATGCATCCGCCAACGACTTGAGTTATGGTTTCAAAAGAGCCAAATTAGCTTGGTACACCATCGATCCCATATTTTACACCCAAAAACCATCTGGGATTTCAAACGACGATTTGTCTTTGAATAGCACCAGAAGAATTTTCAGTGAAGAACTTTACCCATTAACCGATATTGCGGCAGGACAATCGCAGGTAATAAACACATTGGATTTAACTTATTTTCCTTCAGAAAGAGGAGCCTATAACAATGCTTCAAATATAGCCACAAATCCAAAGGATAATTTTGGTGGAATCATGCGTTCCTTGAATTCGACCAATTTTGAACAGGGTAATGTGGAATATATCCAGTTTTGGGTATTGGATCCTTATGTTGGAGCTGGCCAAGTTTCTGGCACAAATACGGGTAAGATTTATTTCAATTTAGGGGAAATATCAGAAGATGTCCTGAAAGATGGAAGAAAACAATATGAAAACGGTTTGGGAGCCGATCAAATATTGGTAAAACCACAGCCACTTTGGGGAGATGTGCCGGCTTCGCAATCCCTGATTTATGCTTTTGACACCAATACCGCCAATAGAACCAACCAAGACATAGGACTGGACGGTTTGCCTAATGCAAAAGAAGCTACAATTTATACTAATTATGCGTCCCAGCCCGATCCTGCAGCAGACGATTATAGGTATTATTTAAATGCCTCCGGAGGGGTTGTCGATCGATATAAAAATTATAATGGTGTAGACGGAAATTCTGCCGTCGATATTAATGATGCCAACAGGGCTTCTACTTCTAATCCTGACGTGGAAGACATCAACAGGGACAACACCATGAATACAATCAATGCGTATTATGAATACAGCATCGACATGAAACCCGACATGGTTGTTGGTCAAAATTACATTACCGATATTAGAATTACAAAGCAACCTATGGATAACGGACAAGTGACCGATGCCAGATGGATCCAGTTTAAAATTCCTGTTTCGCAACCCGAAAACACCATTGGAAACATATCCGATTTTAGATCCATTCGTTTCATGAGAATGTTCATGACTGGTTTCAGTGATGAAGTGACGGTTCGTTTTGGTGCTTTGGATTTGGTGCGAGGTGATTGGAGAAGATATACAAGTGCACTCGATTCAAATGATTCAAATGTGGCTGATGACGGTACGGCTTTGGATGTGCTGGCAGTAAATCTTCAAGAGAACAACGATAGATGTCCGGTTAATTACGTTGTTCCTCCGGGAGTGGAACAAGAACAATTGTACAACAACAATACCGTTATCAACCAAAATGAGCAATCGCTGTCCTTGAGGGTTTCAGGCGATGGATTGGAACCATTAGATTCAAGAGCGGTTTTCAAAAACGTGAGTGTGGACATGCGTCAGTTCAAGAAACTGAAAATGTTTTTGCATGCGGAATCGTTGGCAGGAAAAGAAAATAGTTTGGAAGATGACCAAATGATTGGGTTTGTCCGTTTTGGAAATGATTTTACCCAGAATTTCTATCAAATAGAAATACCTTTGAAGGTAACTCCAACTATTGATAATCCAAAACCTAATCCTGATCTTCCGGCAACAGTCGTGACAAGTTGCGATATAAAAGCAGAAGATGTATGGCCTGCAGAAAATGAAATTGATCTTTCGTTGGCATTGCTTACTGCCATGAAGATTGGTGCACCCAAAGCGGGTTTGGCAAATGGAGCTATTTACTATCCTGATGACCATCTTGATGTATTCCCTAATGGGGATGGAGATGCTAAATTGAGATTGGGAATTAGGGGAAATCCAAATTTTGGATTAGTCCGTAATTTGATGTTGGGAGTAAAAAGCAATGAACCCCATGAAGATATAAAAGGAGAAGTCTGGTTCAATGAGCTTCGTGTGGCCGATATGGACAATAGCAGAGGAATGGCTGCCGTGCTGAATGTGGATACGAATCTTGCCGATTTTGCCACTGTTTCGGCAACGGGTAGAATGAGCACTATTGGTTTTGGTGCATTGGAAGAAGGTCCCAATGAAAGAAGTCGCGAAGATATCCAGCAATATAATATTGTGACCAATTTGAGTCTTGGTAAATTGTTGCCGCCAAAATGGAAAATCACTTTGCCGTTTAATTACGCCATTGGAGAAGAAACCATAACACCGGAATACGATCCATTCAATCAAGACATCAAATTGAAACAGCTTTTGGACAATACCACCGATGCTGCCGAAAGAGACAACATCAAGAACAGGGCAGTAGATTACACCAAAAGAAAGAGCATCAATTTTATTGGGGTAAGAAAAGAAAGAGGCGAGGAACAAAAAACACATGTTTACGATCCGGAAAACTTTACCTTTTCACAATCCTATAATGAGGTAGAACGACACGATTTCGAAATTGAGGATTATGTAGATCAACAAGCCAATACGGCGGTGGACTATGCTTATAGTTTTCAACCTAAATCCGTGGAGCCGTTCAAGAAAACGAAATTCATGAAAAAAAGTAATTATTGGAAATTGCTGAGCGATTTCAATTTTAATTTCTTGCCTTCCAACATCAATTTCAACACGAATATCATTAGGCAATACAACCGTCAGCAATTCAGGCAGGTAGATGTTGAAGGGATAGGTCTTGATGCAATGTACAGAAGGAATTTTGGCTTTAATTATCAATACGGCTTCAATTTTAACTTGACAAAATCTTTGAAATTAAATTACACGGCTTCTTCCAGCAATATTGTTAAAAATTATATGGGTGATGATAATGTGCCAATAGATAGTTTTACCATTTGGGACAGCTATTGGGACGTCGGTGATGCTAACCAACACATGCAACAATTGGTATTGAACTACCAAATACCAATTGACAAAATTCCTGTATTTAGTTTCATAAAAGCGAATTATTCCTATACCGGAGATTATAGCTGGCAAAGAGCTTCGGTATTAATGTCAGATCTTGTTGTTGATAATGTTCATTATAATTTGGGGAACACGATTCAAAATGCGAGCTCCCATAATTTGAATGCTACCTTTACCATGGATACTTTTTACAAGTATATCGGATTGACGAAAAAATCAGCTTTGAAGGCAAACCCAAAAGCAGTGGCTCCTAAACCCGGAGAAAAGGTGGCCAATACAAATGTGTTGGTTCCAAAAGAGAATAATTTTTTAAATGGATTGATAGGTGTTTTGACAAGCGTCAAAAACATTCAATCGAGTTATGTTAAAAACAGTGGAACTGTTTTGCCGGGATATACGCCAGGTTTAGGTTTCTTTGGTTCTTCAAAACCTACTCTTGGATTTACTTTTGGAAGCCAAGACGACGTGAGATATGAAGCGGCCAAAAATGGTTGGTTGACTACTTATCAAGATTTCAACCAGAACTATACCCAAGTGAACAATGAAGTTTTCAAGACTACGGCAAACATCGATTTGTTCCCGGACATGAAAATTGATTTGACATTGGACAGGGCTTATTCCGAGAATTTTTCGGAACAATATGATGTTGCCAATGGTGTTTACAATGCTAGGTCGCCTTATAGTTATGGTCTTTTTTCCATTTCTACCATTTTAATCAAAACCTCGTTTTCTGCCAGCGATGAAAATACATCAGCGGCATTCGACGAGTTCAGGAGTAACAGGATTACGGTTGCCAACAGACTGGCGACAGAAAAAGGAATTGATCTTACGAATCCTGCCAATCTAGATGCGGATGGATTCCCGAAAGGATTCGGAAAAAACAATCAAGCCGTGTTGTTGCCATCCTTTTTGGCCGCTTATTCAGGAGGAGATGCATCCAGTACTTCTCTTGGAATTTTCAAAAGTTTTCCAATACCCAACTGGTCGATTAAATACAATGGGTTGATGCGTTATGCTTTTTTCAAAAAGAATTTCAAACGTTTCTCTTTGCAACAAAATTATAGGGCTTCTTATACTGTCAATGCATTCAGATCCAATTTTCAATACGACAAAGATCCTAATGGAGTGGATGCAAGCGGCAATTTTTTCAATAAAACCATTATGTCAAACGTCAATTTGGTAGAGCAATTCAACCCGCTTATCCGAATGGATTTTGAATTGATGAACTCGTTGAAGATACTGACCGAAGTGAAAAAAGACAGAGCATTGTCCATGAGTTTCGACAACAATTTATTGACCGAAGTTAAGGGAATCGAATATGTAGTCGGGATGGGATATCGTATAAAAGATGTTATTTTTTCGTCTAAATTGGCCGACAATCCCACAGGAATCATAAAGAGTGACATCATCATAAAAGCAGACATGTCGTATAGAAACAACCAGACCATTGTTCGCTACCTGGATTATGACAACAATCAATTGGCTGGTGGACAAAATGTTTGGTCGCTGAAATTGACTGCGGATTATTCTTTCAGCAAAAACCTGACGGCTATTTTCTACTATGACCATGCTTTTTCTAAAGCGTTGATTTCGACTTCTTTCCCTTTGACAAATGTTCGTTCGGGATTTACCCTGCGATATAATTTCGGGAATTAA
- the ruvA gene encoding Holliday junction branch migration protein RuvA: MIAHLQGKLVEKSPTEVVIDCGGVGYHVNISLHTYSLLPTTDFIKLFTHLQIKEDAHTLFGFVEKSEREIFKLLLSVSGIGASIARTMLSSLDPKQITNAIASGDVSTIQSIKGIGSKTAQRVILDLKEKVLKLYDLDEVSMSQNNTNRDEALSALEVLGFVRKTSERVVEKIVKEAPDSSVEYIIKQALKNL, from the coding sequence ATGATAGCACATTTGCAAGGAAAATTAGTAGAAAAATCGCCCACAGAAGTTGTCATAGATTGCGGAGGCGTTGGGTATCACGTGAATATTTCTTTGCACACTTATTCCTTGCTTCCAACGACTGATTTCATCAAATTATTTACACATCTTCAAATCAAGGAAGATGCACATACTTTGTTTGGTTTTGTTGAAAAATCAGAAAGAGAAATTTTTAAATTATTATTGTCTGTTTCTGGAATTGGCGCCAGCATTGCCAGAACCATGTTGTCTTCGTTGGATCCAAAACAAATTACCAATGCAATTGCATCAGGAGATGTGTCCACAATCCAATCCATAAAAGGAATTGGTAGCAAAACAGCTCAAAGGGTAATACTCGATTTGAAGGAAAAAGTGTTAAAACTGTACGATTTAGATGAAGTTTCGATGTCTCAAAACAATACTAATAGAGATGAAGCGTTATCTGCTTTGGAGGTGTTGGGTTTTGTTCGAAAAACTTCAGAAAGGGTAGTGGAAAAGATTGTAAAAGAGGCCCCAGATAGTTCGGTTGAATATATTATTAAGCAAGCTTTAAAAAACTTATAA
- a CDS encoding NADP-dependent malic enzyme, with translation MDKESKRREALLYHAKPTPGKIQVVPTKNYATQRDLSLAYSPGVAEPCLEIAKDVNNVYKYTAKGNLVAVISNGTAVLGLGDIGPEASKPVMEGKGLLFKIFAGIDVFDIEIGTKNVEEFIQTVKNIAPTFGGINLEDIKAPESFEIERRLVEELNIPVMHDDQHGTAIISSAALLNALELAGKKAEDLKMVVSGAGSAALACADMYILLGVKLENILMFNSKGVLTKDNPSLSVLQQKYATDKKPMSLEEALVGADIFLGLSSGNIMTPQMLLGMAENPIVFAMANPNPEIAYNLAIETRKDVIMATGRSDHPNQVNNVLGFPYIFRGALDVRATKINEAMKMAAVRALAALAKESVPEQVNIANGVTKLTFGREYIIPSPFDPRLISVVASAVAKAAMDSGVAQNPILDWKKYEEELLGRLGTDNKMLRFITNRAKMNPKRIVFPEAEHLDVLKAAQIVSEEGIGIPILLGKKEIILELKNELGFDADVQIIDPKVKEEEERRNKFAKAFWNTRQRSGISLYDAQNLMRERNYFGAMMVNEGEADALVTGQTRSYPSVVKPMLQLIEKEPGVSLVSTTNLMLTNRGPMFLSDTAININPSAEDLAKIAIMTARTAKIFGVEPVIAMVSFSNFGSSHNAGAAKVREAVAYLHKHHPDIVVDGEIQADFALNPEMLKAKFPFSKLAGKEVNVLIFPNLEAANITYKLLKELNKVGSIGPIMLGMGKPVHIFQLGASVEEMVHMSAIAVIDAQENEKKVIQK, from the coding sequence ATGGATAAAGAGAGTAAAAGAAGAGAAGCGTTATTGTATCATGCAAAACCAACACCGGGAAAAATTCAAGTTGTTCCAACCAAAAATTATGCGACCCAAAGAGATTTGTCTTTGGCTTATTCACCAGGTGTGGCCGAGCCGTGTTTAGAAATAGCAAAGGACGTCAATAATGTATATAAATATACGGCTAAAGGCAATTTAGTTGCTGTAATATCCAATGGAACAGCGGTTTTAGGATTGGGTGATATTGGGCCGGAAGCATCAAAGCCGGTAATGGAAGGGAAAGGACTGTTGTTCAAAATCTTTGCCGGAATCGATGTTTTCGATATTGAAATTGGAACTAAAAATGTTGAAGAATTTATTCAGACAGTAAAAAATATTGCGCCAACTTTTGGTGGAATTAATTTGGAAGACATCAAAGCGCCAGAATCTTTTGAAATTGAAAGAAGATTGGTCGAAGAATTGAATATTCCGGTAATGCATGACGACCAGCACGGAACGGCAATTATATCATCGGCAGCATTGCTGAACGCATTGGAATTGGCAGGCAAAAAAGCCGAAGATTTAAAAATGGTGGTTTCAGGAGCAGGCTCTGCCGCATTGGCTTGTGCCGATATGTATATTTTATTGGGAGTTAAACTGGAAAATATTTTGATGTTCAACAGCAAGGGTGTTTTGACAAAAGACAATCCTTCATTATCAGTTTTGCAGCAAAAATATGCCACAGACAAAAAACCAATGAGCTTGGAAGAAGCCTTGGTAGGAGCGGATATTTTCTTGGGATTGTCTTCAGGAAATATCATGACTCCCCAAATGTTGTTGGGAATGGCTGAAAATCCAATCGTTTTTGCTATGGCAAACCCGAACCCGGAAATTGCTTATAATCTTGCCATCGAAACTCGAAAAGATGTTATCATGGCAACAGGACGTTCCGATCATCCTAATCAAGTAAATAATGTACTTGGATTTCCTTATATTTTTCGTGGTGCTTTAGACGTTCGTGCTACAAAAATCAACGAAGCGATGAAAATGGCGGCCGTCAGAGCCTTGGCAGCTTTGGCAAAAGAAAGCGTTCCTGAACAAGTAAATATTGCCAATGGTGTTACCAAACTGACTTTTGGACGTGAGTATATAATTCCATCTCCTTTTGATCCTAGGCTAATTTCTGTTGTTGCTTCGGCCGTGGCAAAAGCGGCCATGGATTCTGGTGTGGCACAAAATCCAATTTTAGATTGGAAAAAATATGAAGAAGAACTATTAGGACGTTTAGGAACCGACAATAAAATGCTCAGATTTATTACTAATAGAGCTAAAATGAATCCTAAAAGAATTGTTTTTCCAGAAGCCGAACATTTGGATGTGCTTAAAGCAGCCCAAATTGTGTCTGAAGAAGGAATTGGTATTCCAATTTTGTTGGGGAAAAAGGAAATTATTTTGGAATTAAAAAATGAACTTGGTTTTGATGCCGATGTTCAAATTATTGATCCTAAAGTTAAAGAGGAGGAAGAAAGAAGAAATAAATTTGCCAAAGCATTTTGGAATACTAGACAAAGAAGCGGAATCTCATTGTATGATGCCCAAAACTTGATGCGCGAAAGAAACTATTTTGGTGCCATGATGGTCAATGAAGGTGAAGCGGATGCATTGGTAACTGGACAAACCAGAAGTTATCCGTCGGTGGTTAAGCCTATGTTGCAACTTATAGAAAAAGAACCAGGGGTTTCCCTCGTGTCCACTACAAACTTGATGTTGACCAATCGCGGGCCAATGTTCTTGTCTGATACGGCCATAAATATCAATCCATCGGCAGAAGATTTGGCTAAAATTGCCATTATGACGGCAAGAACAGCTAAAATATTTGGAGTTGAACCTGTAATTGCAATGGTTTCTTTTTCTAATTTTGGATCTTCCCACAATGCGGGAGCTGCAAAAGTGAGAGAAGCAGTGGCTTATTTGCATAAACACCATCCAGATATTGTGGTAGATGGTGAAATTCAAGCTGATTTTGCTTTAAATCCAGAAATGTTGAAAGCCAAGTTTCCGTTTTCTAAATTAGCCGGAAAAGAGGTGAATGTCTTGATTTTTCCTAATCTTGAAGCGGCTAATATAACTTATAAATTGTTGAAAGAATTAAACAAAGTTGGTTCAATTGGGCCAATTATGTTGGGGATGGGAAAACCTGTTCATATCTTTCAATTAGGTGCAAGTGTGGAAGAAATGGTGCATATGTCGGCAATTGCCGTAATTGATGCCCAAGAAAATGAAAAGAAAGTAATTCAAAAATAA
- a CDS encoding CBS domain-containing protein has protein sequence MKVDLILAKKGKEVYSVPPTITVFEALGVMSEKNIGAILIIEDTVLKGILSERDYARKIALKAKSSKKTLVKEIMEENVVTVKPTDNLDYCMELMDTKRVRHLPVIENDIIIGIISISDVVKAIIEMQKETIKHLDSYISQ, from the coding sequence ATGAAAGTAGATCTAATATTAGCCAAAAAAGGGAAAGAAGTGTACTCGGTACCGCCAACAATTACGGTATTTGAAGCTTTGGGTGTCATGAGTGAAAAAAATATTGGAGCCATTCTGATAATTGAAGACACTGTATTGAAAGGTATTTTGTCCGAAAGAGATTATGCCAGAAAAATTGCATTGAAAGCAAAATCTTCTAAAAAGACATTGGTAAAAGAAATTATGGAAGAAAATGTGGTTACTGTAAAACCAACGGACAACTTGGATTATTGTATGGAATTGATGGATACAAAAAGAGTAAGACATTTGCCGGTTATTGAAAACGACATAATAATAGGTATTATTTCCATAAGTGACGTGGTAAAAGCCATAATCGAAATGCAAAAAGAAACCATCAAACATTTGGATTCTTATATTTCACAATAA
- a CDS encoding helix-turn-helix domain-containing protein: MQKRFKRKSNPLQSRGNIIAIIKEKNLKVRNVAHDSDLDIEALRRYILGKQIMGIDKLIRISKALNVEISELFRNL, encoded by the coding sequence ATGCAAAAAAGATTCAAAAGAAAGTCAAATCCTCTGCAATCTAGGGGTAATATAATAGCGATTATTAAAGAGAAAAATCTCAAAGTAAGAAACGTTGCTCACGATTCAGATTTAGATATTGAAGCATTGAGACGTTATATTTTAGGAAAGCAAATTATGGGGATTGATAAGCTTATCCGTATTAGTAAAGCTTTAAATGTTGAAATTTCAGAGTTATTCCGAAATTTATAA